One window of the Rhodothermia bacterium genome contains the following:
- a CDS encoding metal-sensitive transcriptional regulator: MSVSVPTVEWIPLNTQENKHPISPPEKGVPEEVYRKGLTNRLSRIEGHVRSVKDMVATDRPVRDIVLQVQAIKAALNQFALTLIEHELKQGVQLPEESKQRVDDLMHTLKMLLKQA; this comes from the coding sequence ATGTCTGTCTCGGTTCCTACGGTAGAATGGATTCCATTAAACACCCAAGAAAACAAACATCCTATCTCGCCTCCAGAAAAGGGCGTTCCTGAAGAAGTTTACCGCAAGGGGCTTACCAATCGTCTTTCGCGAATCGAGGGGCACGTCCGATCTGTGAAAGACATGGTTGCAACGGATCGGCCTGTACGGGATATTGTACTTCAGGTACAAGCAATAAAGGCTGCACTTAACCAATTTGCCCTTACTCTGATTGAGCACGAACTCAAACAAGGGGTGCAACTTCCCGAAGAATCTAAACAACGGGTAGATGACCTTATGCACACCTTAAAAATGTTGCTAAAACAGGCCTGA
- a CDS encoding glycerate kinase, translating to MKVIVAPDKFKGSLTAHAAAQAIAEGVRLAFPDAEIVICPMADGGEGTLALLLGQTHGAKQEVWVLDPLGREVSAAIGFSEAGQWAFIEMAQASGLHLLAPEEQNPLFTSTYGTGQLIRAAIERGASQILLGLGGSATNDGGMGMATALGWAFWDEQGHLLQPSGAALSKIATISDVDVPKHLKTLNLMAACDVANPLYGPNGAVHVFASQKGAKNKDLKLLDDGLRNLVTVLERLGYCSEVEAKVPGSGAAGGLGFGLRVFCGAKLQSGMEVLMQYAKIHDHLQTADILITGEGKIDHQTTFGKVVYKLAEAAKKQDVPVIAFCGTLDLDYTQIRELGLVYAASILPRPMSLEEAKKGAATFLAQHTTQVMQLFFSMKNKQRRYS from the coding sequence ATGAAAGTAATCGTCGCCCCTGATAAGTTTAAAGGCTCGCTTACGGCACACGCCGCCGCACAAGCCATTGCGGAGGGCGTCAGGCTCGCATTCCCCGATGCCGAAATCGTTATCTGTCCAATGGCGGACGGAGGCGAGGGTACATTGGCCTTGCTCTTGGGACAAACGCATGGGGCGAAGCAAGAAGTATGGGTGCTGGATCCTTTGGGACGAGAAGTGAGCGCCGCAATTGGCTTTTCGGAAGCAGGGCAATGGGCTTTTATCGAGATGGCGCAGGCTTCGGGGCTTCACTTGCTCGCACCCGAAGAGCAAAATCCGCTCTTTACGTCAACATACGGAACCGGGCAGCTTATCCGTGCGGCCATCGAACGCGGGGCGTCACAAATTCTTCTGGGGCTGGGAGGCAGTGCCACCAACGACGGCGGAATGGGCATGGCTACGGCACTTGGCTGGGCGTTTTGGGATGAACAGGGGCATTTACTACAACCTTCTGGTGCGGCATTGTCCAAGATTGCGACAATTTCGGATGTGGATGTGCCGAAACATCTGAAAACTCTGAACCTCATGGCGGCCTGCGATGTAGCGAACCCGCTTTATGGCCCAAACGGAGCCGTACACGTCTTTGCCTCACAAAAAGGAGCAAAAAACAAGGATTTGAAATTATTAGATGATGGCCTGCGCAACCTTGTAACCGTATTGGAACGCTTGGGTTATTGTAGCGAAGTGGAGGCAAAAGTACCCGGAAGCGGGGCGGCTGGTGGATTGGGCTTTGGACTGCGGGTCTTCTGTGGAGCCAAACTGCAATCTGGAATGGAAGTGTTGATGCAATACGCCAAAATACACGATCACCTCCAAACAGCCGATATACTCATCACTGGTGAAGGCAAGATAGACCACCAAACGACCTTTGGAAAAGTGGTGTATAAATTGGCGGAGGCCGCAAAAAAACAAGATGTTCCGGTAATTGCATTCTGTGGTACATTAGACCTTGACTACACCCAAATACGCGAACTTGGCTTGGTTTATGCCGCCTCCATTCTACCCCGTCCGATGTCGCTTGAAGAGGCTAAAAAGGGCGCAGCAACTTTTCTTGCCCAACATACAACACAAGTGATGCAACTTTTTTTTTCGATGAAAAACAAACAGCGCAGATACAGCTAA
- the purB gene encoding adenylosuccinate lyase: protein MIARYTRPQMAGLWSEENQFRAWLAVELAACRAWSKLGVIPEEEVAYLYAHAGFSVDRIHEIEAETRHDVVAFTRAVSEYLGGAPERKWVHYGLTSSDVVDTAWGVRLKQVNVLLLAGIDHLREVLEAKAKAHKHTLMMGRTHGIHAEPTTFGLKMALYVAEIDRNRARFLEAAKGVEVGKISGAVGTFANIPPSVEQFTCEELGLEAAPISTQIIQRDRHAHYLGVLALVGATLEKIAVEIRGLQKSEVREVEEAFGKGQKGSSAMPHKRNPIGSENITGCARLLRGYMVSAYENVALWHERDISHSAVERVILPDATTILDYALNRMANLIANLTVFPQNMLRNMERTHGLVFSQRLLLMLIEKGLPRETAYDTVQPLAMQAWETEQSFKNLVLSDDTIMGTLSTEEIENAFNPAYHLKFVDEIFERVGI, encoded by the coding sequence ATGATTGCACGTTATACACGTCCGCAAATGGCGGGACTTTGGAGTGAGGAAAATCAATTTCGGGCTTGGTTGGCGGTTGAGTTGGCAGCCTGCCGAGCTTGGTCAAAACTGGGTGTGATTCCGGAAGAAGAGGTGGCGTATTTGTATGCACATGCCGGTTTTTCGGTGGATCGCATTCACGAGATAGAGGCCGAGACACGGCACGATGTGGTGGCATTTACCCGCGCCGTAAGCGAATACTTAGGCGGCGCACCAGAGCGGAAGTGGGTTCACTATGGCCTCACGTCGTCCGATGTGGTGGACACGGCTTGGGGAGTCCGCCTTAAGCAAGTCAATGTATTATTATTGGCGGGTATAGACCACTTACGTGAAGTTTTGGAAGCCAAGGCAAAAGCGCATAAACACACCCTTATGATGGGGCGGACGCACGGTATTCATGCAGAACCAACCACCTTTGGCCTAAAAATGGCCTTGTATGTGGCGGAAATAGACCGAAACCGCGCAAGGTTTCTGGAAGCCGCAAAAGGGGTTGAGGTAGGTAAAATCTCTGGTGCAGTTGGTACCTTTGCCAATATCCCGCCATCCGTAGAACAATTCACCTGCGAGGAATTGGGATTAGAAGCCGCTCCCATTTCCACCCAAATCATTCAAAGAGACCGCCATGCCCATTATTTGGGGGTTCTGGCATTGGTGGGCGCTACCTTGGAAAAAATCGCCGTGGAAATTCGGGGGCTGCAAAAAAGTGAAGTTCGGGAGGTTGAAGAAGCCTTTGGCAAAGGACAGAAAGGTTCTTCGGCGATGCCCCACAAGCGTAACCCCATCGGATCGGAGAACATAACGGGTTGCGCACGTCTTTTGCGCGGTTATATGGTCTCCGCTTATGAAAATGTGGCCCTTTGGCATGAGCGCGACATCTCGCACTCGGCAGTCGAGCGGGTTATTCTGCCGGATGCCACCACCATCTTGGACTATGCGCTGAATAGAATGGCAAATTTGATCGCAAATCTGACGGTTTTTCCGCAAAATATGCTACGCAACATGGAACGTACACATGGCCTTGTTTTTAGCCAACGTCTTTTGCTTATGCTCATAGAGAAAGGCCTGCCGCGCGAAACGGCCTACGATACGGTTCAGCCCCTGGCAATGCAAGCGTGGGAAACCGAGCAATCCTTTAAGAACTTGGTTTTGTCAGATGACACCATCATGGGCACGCTCTCGACGGAAGAAATCGAAAACGCCTTCAATCCAGCCTATCACCTTAAGTTTGTGGATGAGATTTTTGAACGGGTTGGGATTTAA
- a CDS encoding Ig-like domain-containing protein — MRYLKILPLLALLLLVSCKEDTEIVNGGWFKSAKDIALDASNRLKFTPTINGPLSLIAAVPFGTMQQMDGVQAISVSFSKPMVAIGASADNLPAGQLQVTPSVSGKLRWEGTQTLVFQPDTPLSNATEYKVVLRKGLKALNGESLNEDFEWIFETPRPSVVYSEPADGTEQVSNKPTIFVRFNQGMAAGTASGYVSLRMKDGGTVGARVEKKGDSTLVIRPTETLSKGRTYQVVLAKGLRGKEGGLGMEAEHTVSFTTFPDLALLGASQNTYYDEASSDSRVFDPARGISLNFSSPVKFGTLRKALTFSPAVRWPVGIEARDNTEATSHNLPMQWLPETNYTATVRGLTDIHGQTLGNAEITFKTKAFSPFADMKSGLMVIESNQRTFIPIRSVNVPSVKVGMQRIRADQVVPLIPVYDEWRYYDVDESQKPKPIEATNDYKLNLPRNQIGATPLDLSSVLSNKKGVVAVAMKVKTGPKPEDERTATALAQVSNMAVTGKFSPHQNLIVVTELQTAKPVPNAKVTIRDAQNNARWSGTTDAQGRALSPGWARLGIQQKEAYSEPIQYAIVEKDGDLAFTASNMDDGIEPYRFDISYGYTAKKQSYAGSIFSDRGLYRAGEKVHLKGVFRKRLDKDWQLIKEPLRVLIYGPKNDIVYDQRLSPSDFGSLDFDWMSSPGADQGEYTMRAILASDTTNVTEYYGYESNDVGKGTFRIDSFRRATFAVTARPNAQNYIAGDFYDATISGRYLFGAAMAGQPLKYRLDQEPTDYTPPGYEDYRFGVARYGLYDSDYGSDPMNSLYTTLAQVDSSLTLGGDGMAKFRVPLKGNGLGTPVKLTLEATVTDPARQESMGGSRVVVHPGLFYVGLKPQTTFLELGKSSAFSLDVITVDPNGFPVSGDVNVQLIKQEYNSVREVGVDGAMRWRSNMREDTKGTAKITTEAGKAKRLNLDVPEAGFYVVRATGRDIRGNLVRSESYFYATGGSGYVGWERHDDNKIEVVADHKTYTPGQTARLMIASPYETCTALITIEREGILSSRVETLTGSAPMIDIPLTEEHLPNAFVSVMLFSGRTAAPTNRNDVGAPSFKIGYIQLNVDPGLRHLKVAVEPTAKNAKPGEEVTVNLKVTDENGSGVAGEIAFSAADAGVLNLLDYKLPDPFEAFYGARDLQVRTSDTRSILLLQRDYGDKEEDMGGGGGNGGDVRRDFRPQAYWNPKIRTDGSGRATIKFKLPESLTTFRLMAVAITQNHRFGMGSEDVVVSKPLVLTPALPRFARLNDQFEGGVLVTNTTGKDGNATVTAFGENGLQLTGSSTQSVYLKNGETKEVRFAWKTAQTGNGKITFRAALGNEKDAFQTQLSLQQPSSKIAFGTFASTDGTAQEAFLTPAAFSSGTIRTRLASTALVGLDGATQYLFEYPYGCLEQRTSRIRPLLLGQDVLAAFDLKALKGNDAQTVTTQWVNNLRDYWLGDGFSLWAGDRELNPYVTAYTLLAMKEAQDAGFTVQPDMVNGATTTLAEYIRNSDRKPEYYPASIWPDTRAMMLFALARHGKVLSGELYTLAEQANSGKAGLSADGLNHLIRAIHLSKDSNLNKYKWALLNKVRGNIRMEATSAYIAAPTDNAWGWLFASNTRSTALGLISLIELDPSDATRQVAEKMIRYLMQNRKQGWWASTQDNATVVEAFAKYYKAFEKESPNFSAEVKMAGQSLMRQTFSGRTLNVVEQTRTLGGFGSNQNVPVQVSKSGSGRLFYSLLMEAYTTQPLPAAANGLTLSRTIERLNDRGQTVGTVSPDANGNLRLKPGELVKVTLRVQTNATRNYVVVDDALPAGLEALNAAFATTSSAATANTGQSNWWGSFNHTEIRDDRVLLFADYLGGGEHTYSYAARATSLGTFVYPPVSAEAMYQPEVNGRTKTLRLTVAN, encoded by the coding sequence ATGCGTTACCTAAAGATTTTGCCCCTTTTGGCCTTGTTATTGTTGGTTTCCTGCAAAGAAGACACCGAAATTGTGAATGGCGGGTGGTTCAAATCTGCCAAAGATATAGCCTTAGATGCCAGCAATCGCCTAAAATTTACCCCTACTATTAATGGCCCTCTTAGCCTGATTGCTGCAGTTCCGTTCGGCACGATGCAGCAAATGGATGGCGTACAAGCGATTTCGGTTTCGTTTAGCAAGCCGATGGTGGCCATAGGTGCCTCGGCGGATAACCTCCCCGCGGGCCAGTTGCAAGTCACGCCTTCTGTTTCGGGGAAATTACGTTGGGAGGGCACGCAAACCCTTGTTTTCCAGCCAGATACGCCGCTATCAAATGCAACCGAATATAAGGTGGTCTTGCGGAAAGGACTTAAAGCCCTGAACGGTGAGTCGCTAAACGAGGACTTTGAATGGATCTTCGAGACGCCCCGCCCAAGTGTGGTCTATTCAGAACCAGCCGATGGGACGGAACAAGTGAGCAATAAACCAACCATTTTTGTGCGGTTTAACCAAGGAATGGCGGCGGGGACAGCCAGCGGCTATGTCTCGCTTCGGATGAAAGACGGCGGAACGGTTGGTGCTCGTGTAGAGAAAAAAGGTGACTCGACCTTGGTGATTCGTCCTACAGAGACCCTCTCCAAAGGACGTACCTATCAGGTGGTTTTGGCGAAGGGGCTACGGGGCAAAGAGGGCGGCTTAGGGATGGAGGCCGAGCATACCGTTTCCTTTACAACGTTTCCGGATTTGGCTCTTTTGGGCGCTTCACAGAATACATATTACGATGAAGCATCCTCCGATTCGCGAGTTTTTGATCCGGCACGCGGCATATCCTTGAATTTCTCAAGCCCCGTAAAGTTTGGCACCTTACGCAAGGCACTAACCTTCAGTCCGGCAGTACGCTGGCCGGTGGGTATAGAGGCTCGCGACAATACCGAAGCCACTTCGCACAATTTGCCCATGCAATGGTTGCCCGAAACGAATTATACAGCGACGGTGCGTGGCTTAACCGACATTCATGGTCAAACGTTGGGCAATGCCGAGATCACCTTCAAAACCAAGGCATTCAGCCCATTTGCCGACATGAAAAGCGGTCTCATGGTCATCGAGTCTAATCAGCGCACCTTCATCCCCATCCGAAGCGTAAACGTTCCGAGTGTAAAAGTGGGGATGCAGCGTATCCGTGCAGACCAGGTGGTTCCGCTCATTCCTGTTTATGACGAATGGCGGTATTATGATGTTGATGAATCACAGAAACCCAAGCCCATTGAGGCGACCAACGATTATAAACTGAACCTGCCGCGTAACCAGATTGGTGCTACGCCTTTAGACTTATCTTCGGTCTTATCCAATAAAAAGGGTGTTGTGGCCGTAGCCATGAAGGTAAAGACGGGGCCAAAGCCAGAGGATGAGCGCACCGCAACTGCATTAGCTCAAGTGAGCAATATGGCCGTAACAGGGAAGTTTAGCCCACACCAAAACCTTATCGTGGTCACGGAGTTGCAAACCGCCAAGCCCGTCCCAAATGCAAAAGTGACCATCCGAGATGCACAAAACAATGCTCGTTGGAGCGGTACAACCGATGCGCAAGGTCGTGCATTAAGTCCGGGCTGGGCACGCTTAGGCATTCAACAAAAAGAAGCATATAGCGAACCCATTCAATATGCCATCGTGGAGAAAGACGGCGATTTGGCCTTTACCGCCAGTAATATGGATGATGGTATTGAGCCATACCGCTTCGATATTTCTTATGGCTATACCGCTAAAAAACAAAGCTATGCGGGTTCTATATTTTCTGATAGAGGCTTGTACCGTGCAGGGGAAAAAGTACACCTGAAAGGCGTTTTCCGGAAGCGGTTGGACAAAGACTGGCAATTGATTAAAGAGCCATTGCGGGTTTTGATCTATGGCCCCAAAAATGATATTGTGTATGACCAACGCCTTAGCCCGTCTGACTTTGGATCCTTGGATTTTGACTGGATGTCCTCGCCCGGAGCTGATCAAGGGGAATATACCATGCGTGCCATTTTGGCCTCGGATACCACCAATGTAACCGAATATTATGGATATGAAAGCAATGATGTAGGGAAAGGGACTTTCCGGATAGACTCTTTCCGAAGAGCTACTTTTGCTGTAACAGCGCGTCCTAATGCACAAAACTATATTGCGGGCGATTTTTATGATGCCACCATTTCTGGGCGCTATTTGTTTGGTGCAGCCATGGCGGGACAACCCTTGAAGTACCGCTTAGACCAAGAACCAACGGATTATACCCCGCCCGGATACGAGGATTACCGTTTCGGTGTGGCGCGATATGGCCTTTATGACTCCGATTACGGTAGCGACCCCATGAACAGCCTATATACCACGCTGGCGCAGGTGGATTCTTCCTTGACGCTGGGCGGAGATGGAATGGCCAAGTTTCGGGTTCCACTTAAAGGAAATGGCTTGGGGACGCCGGTTAAACTTACGTTGGAAGCGACCGTAACCGATCCGGCTCGCCAAGAAAGCATGGGCGGATCGCGGGTGGTGGTGCATCCGGGTCTTTTTTATGTGGGTCTCAAACCACAAACTACTTTCTTGGAATTGGGTAAAAGTAGCGCCTTCTCGTTGGACGTTATAACGGTGGATCCCAATGGTTTTCCAGTTTCTGGCGATGTAAATGTGCAACTCATTAAACAAGAATACAACAGCGTGCGCGAAGTGGGCGTGGATGGGGCGATGCGCTGGCGCTCCAATATGCGTGAAGACACCAAAGGAACCGCAAAAATCACCACCGAAGCCGGAAAAGCCAAACGTTTGAATTTAGACGTGCCAGAGGCCGGATTTTATGTAGTACGTGCCACTGGACGCGATATACGCGGGAACTTGGTGCGGTCGGAGTCTTATTTCTATGCAACAGGTGGTAGTGGATATGTGGGTTGGGAGCGTCACGACGACAATAAAATAGAAGTGGTGGCGGATCATAAAACCTATACACCCGGCCAAACAGCGCGCCTGATGATTGCCTCCCCCTACGAAACATGTACCGCCCTCATCACCATTGAGCGGGAAGGAATCCTTTCCAGCCGTGTAGAAACCCTCACCGGCTCTGCGCCAATGATAGACATTCCCCTTACAGAAGAACATCTACCCAATGCCTTTGTGAGTGTGATGCTCTTTTCTGGTAGAACAGCAGCACCCACAAACCGAAACGATGTTGGTGCGCCGAGTTTCAAAATTGGATACATCCAACTCAATGTGGATCCGGGACTGCGCCATCTTAAGGTGGCCGTAGAACCTACTGCCAAAAACGCTAAGCCCGGCGAAGAAGTAACCGTAAACCTGAAAGTGACCGATGAAAACGGTTCTGGTGTTGCAGGCGAAATTGCCTTCTCGGCGGCGGATGCTGGGGTGCTGAATTTATTGGATTATAAACTCCCCGATCCTTTTGAGGCGTTTTATGGTGCGCGCGATCTGCAAGTCCGCACGTCCGATACACGAAGTATTCTACTCCTTCAACGTGATTATGGTGACAAAGAAGAAGATATGGGCGGTGGTGGTGGTAATGGCGGTGACGTGCGGCGCGACTTCCGACCACAGGCGTATTGGAATCCTAAAATCCGGACGGATGGCTCCGGGCGTGCAACCATCAAGTTCAAACTCCCCGAAAGTCTCACCACGTTCCGCCTGATGGCCGTTGCGATCACGCAAAACCACCGATTTGGGATGGGTTCGGAGGATGTCGTCGTCAGTAAGCCCTTGGTCTTGACGCCAGCCTTGCCCCGTTTTGCACGACTAAACGACCAATTCGAGGGCGGCGTTTTGGTTACGAATACCACAGGTAAAGATGGTAATGCAACCGTTACCGCCTTCGGCGAAAATGGCCTACAACTCACTGGCTCTTCTACGCAATCGGTTTATCTGAAAAACGGCGAAACCAAAGAAGTTCGCTTTGCTTGGAAAACCGCCCAAACAGGTAATGGAAAGATCACCTTCCGAGCCGCTTTGGGTAACGAGAAAGACGCCTTCCAAACACAACTGAGCCTACAACAGCCTTCGTCCAAAATCGCCTTTGGTACATTTGCCTCCACCGATGGAACCGCACAAGAAGCCTTCCTTACGCCAGCAGCTTTTAGCTCCGGAACCATTCGCACCCGCCTTGCCAGTACAGCATTGGTTGGTTTAGATGGTGCAACGCAATACCTCTTCGAGTATCCCTATGGCTGTTTAGAGCAACGAACATCACGGATTCGTCCGTTGCTGTTGGGCCAAGATGTCCTTGCCGCCTTCGATCTCAAAGCCCTTAAAGGAAACGATGCCCAAACGGTGACGACGCAATGGGTGAACAACCTGCGCGATTATTGGTTGGGGGATGGCTTCTCGCTCTGGGCTGGAGACCGAGAACTGAATCCATACGTCACCGCTTATACGCTCTTGGCGATGAAGGAGGCCCAAGATGCCGGATTCACCGTCCAGCCAGATATGGTAAATGGCGCAACCACTACCTTAGCAGAGTACATTCGGAACAGCGACCGCAAGCCCGAATATTACCCCGCCTCTATTTGGCCTGATACCCGAGCCATGATGCTTTTTGCTCTCGCACGCCATGGCAAAGTCCTCTCCGGCGAACTTTACACCCTCGCCGAGCAAGCCAATTCGGGAAAAGCTGGCCTTTCGGCAGATGGCCTGAACCATCTTATCCGTGCCATTCACCTTTCTAAAGACAGCAACCTAAACAAATACAAATGGGCTTTGCTGAACAAAGTACGGGGCAATATCCGCATGGAAGCGACCTCGGCCTATATTGCCGCCCCTACCGATAATGCTTGGGGATGGCTCTTTGCAAGCAATACCCGCTCTACGGCTTTGGGCCTCATTTCGTTGATTGAATTAGACCCCTCCGACGCCACCCGACAGGTTGCCGAGAAGATGATCCGCTACCTCATGCAAAACCGCAAGCAAGGCTGGTGGGCCTCTACTCAAGACAATGCGACCGTAGTAGAAGCCTTTGCCAAGTACTACAAAGCATTCGAGAAAGAATCCCCCAATTTCTCGGCAGAGGTGAAAATGGCCGGACAATCCCTCATGCGCCAAACCTTTAGCGGCAGAACACTTAATGTGGTAGAACAAACCCGAACCTTAGGTGGCTTTGGTAGCAACCAAAATGTTCCGGTGCAGGTAAGCAAATCCGGTTCAGGACGCCTTTTCTATTCGCTCCTGATGGAAGCTTATACCACCCAACCCCTGCCCGCAGCAGCTAATGGCTTGACGTTGAGCCGCACCATCGAGCGTCTAAATGATCGTGGCCAAACAGTGGGTACGGTCTCGCCTGATGCAAATGGGAACTTACGCCTAAAACCCGGCGAATTGGTGAAAGTGACTTTACGGGTGCAAACCAATGCCACAAGAAATTATGTGGTGGTGGATGATGCCTTACCCGCCGGACTGGAAGCCCTGAATGCCGCCTTTGCCACCACGTCCTCGGCTGCAACAGCCAATACCGGCCAGAGCAATTGGTGGGGATCATTTAACCACACCGAAATCCGGGACGATCGCGTCTTGTTGTTTGCCGATTATTTGGGCGGCGGAGAGCATACCTATTCTTATGCGGCGCGTGCAACCTCACTTGGAACCTTTGTCTATCCACCTGTATCCGCCGAGGCCATGTATCAACCCGAAGTAAACGGACGTACCAAAACCTTGCGGCTGACGGTGGCCAACTGA
- the pdxH gene encoding pyridoxamine 5'-phosphate oxidase: protein MNIADLRAHYIKGGLLESDCAPDPLSQFKKWFSDALGAEVIEPNAMTLSTVRASGLPSSRIVLLKGVDERGFVFYTNYESAKGQEIFFSPHAALTFWWPELERQVRIEGEVEKVPHAESDAYFESRPFGSKVGAWVSAQSTVIESRAVIENRLQEMEVRFADGMVVRPPHWGGYLVKPVLLEFWQGRPSRLHDRIRYRKVEDHWMMERLSP from the coding sequence ATGAATATCGCAGATTTACGCGCCCATTATATCAAAGGTGGGCTTTTAGAATCCGATTGCGCCCCCGATCCTTTGTCCCAATTTAAAAAATGGTTTAGCGATGCCCTCGGAGCAGAGGTGATCGAGCCCAATGCCATGACCCTCTCGACGGTGCGGGCTTCTGGCCTCCCCTCCTCACGTATAGTGCTTTTGAAGGGTGTGGATGAGCGCGGTTTTGTCTTTTATACCAATTACGAAAGTGCGAAAGGGCAGGAAATTTTCTTTTCCCCGCACGCTGCATTAACGTTTTGGTGGCCAGAGTTGGAACGTCAAGTTAGGATAGAAGGCGAGGTGGAAAAAGTACCACACGCCGAGTCCGATGCATATTTTGAGAGCCGCCCGTTTGGCAGCAAAGTCGGTGCTTGGGTTTCTGCACAGAGTACGGTTATCGAAAGCCGCGCCGTCATTGAAAACCGTCTTCAGGAGATGGAGGTTCGGTTTGCGGATGGTATGGTAGTCCGTCCTCCGCATTGGGGCGGGTATTTGGTCAAACCCGTGTTGTTAGAGTTTTGGCAAGGTCGCCCAAGCCGATTACACGACCGCATTCGTTATCGTAAGGTTGAAGATCATTGGATGATGGAGCGGTTGTCTCCGTGA
- a CDS encoding anhydro-N-acetylmuramic acid kinase: protein MLLKNLLSKNKRIIAGLMSGTSLDGIDVTIAALSGSGTDLQIAVLHTYGKAYPEELRERLLRNSLSDKPASVREISQLNTLLPSLYAEAVQEALAEMGKTFADLDLIGSHGQTIHHVPQPETLLGRPVVSTLQIGDGSFLANLTGVPVVCDFRTADMAFGGQGAPLVPYLDYVMFSDREETRLLLNLGGIANITFLKKGGSASEVLAFDTGPANMVINGLVQHFYGLPWDPSGKYGAKGQIDPNLLDHLLADPYFQAPPPKSTGREVYNATFIERLISENPHLSPNDLIATATAFTTETIFLAYQQFLAPLNPADVLVVSGGGVHNQTLMHLLAKRFAPVRVCTLDDLGVSSDGKEALCFAVLAHEYLNETPTNLPSVTGASRPTYLGKLCLPAPLK from the coding sequence ATGTTATTAAAGAACTTACTTTCAAAAAATAAACGTATTATAGCCGGCCTAATGAGCGGTACTTCATTGGATGGTATAGATGTTACCATCGCCGCTCTTTCTGGAAGTGGGACGGATTTACAGATTGCCGTTCTACATACCTACGGAAAAGCCTATCCTGAAGAACTACGCGAACGCCTGCTACGAAATTCACTTTCGGACAAACCTGCGTCGGTGCGGGAAATTAGCCAGCTAAATACACTTCTCCCCTCGCTCTATGCCGAAGCAGTGCAGGAAGCCTTAGCTGAAATGGGGAAAACTTTTGCGGACTTAGACCTGATTGGCTCGCATGGCCAGACCATTCACCATGTGCCCCAACCCGAAACATTGCTCGGGAGACCAGTTGTTTCTACCCTTCAAATTGGGGATGGGTCTTTTTTGGCCAACCTGACGGGTGTTCCAGTGGTTTGTGATTTCCGAACAGCGGATATGGCCTTTGGAGGACAAGGTGCGCCTTTGGTTCCGTATTTAGACTATGTAATGTTCTCGGATAGGGAAGAGACACGCTTATTATTAAACTTGGGCGGGATTGCCAATATCACCTTCCTCAAAAAAGGGGGATCCGCCTCGGAGGTATTGGCTTTTGATACTGGGCCAGCAAATATGGTGATTAACGGTCTTGTACAACACTTTTATGGCTTACCGTGGGATCCGAGTGGTAAATACGGCGCAAAAGGCCAAATAGACCCAAACCTGCTCGACCACCTTTTGGCTGATCCATATTTCCAAGCACCGCCTCCCAAATCCACCGGACGTGAAGTATATAATGCCACGTTTATTGAGCGTCTCATCTCGGAAAACCCACACCTTAGCCCAAACGACCTGATTGCTACGGCGACGGCCTTCACCACCGAGACCATTTTTTTGGCATACCAGCAGTTTTTGGCTCCGCTAAACCCTGCCGATGTACTTGTTGTGTCGGGAGGCGGAGTACATAACCAAACGTTGATGCACCTGCTTGCCAAACGTTTTGCACCTGTCCGTGTATGTACCTTAGATGACTTGGGGGTTTCCTCTGACGGCAAAGAAGCCTTATGTTTTGCCGTTCTTGCACATGAATACCTGAACGAAACACCCACCAATTTACCATCGGTTACGGGTGCATCACGTCCCACCTATTTGGGGAAGCTTTGTCTTCCAGCTCCTTTAAAATAG